The Doryrhamphus excisus isolate RoL2022-K1 chromosome 22, RoL_Dexc_1.0, whole genome shotgun sequence genome segment tgaattttatttttttttataaaatgagCAAAAACCAGAGAATTTTGGCTTTTTGCATGGGTGTCGAGGTGCACGGTCTGGGGAGTCCAGCGTTGAGCTTCCACTCTACTTTCTAGGTAAAGCATGGATGTCTTCACCTACAGAGGACAAGAAAGAAATATAGCTTTACATTTTCCTGACATGCGTAGACAGGTCATGTAATGCAAACCAATTACTGTCAGTACATTGAGTATTGCACAATACTTGGTTTCCATTGCaagtttatgtacatttttctcTGCAATTTCTCCCTCTGGCACGACAGAGATGAGTAAAACCTGGAGTGTTGACACAGGAAGTTTAAGGTTCTGCCAAAAAACGAATCAACATCTCTGTTTAGGCTAGTCTCTAATTCTATGCCGTTCCATGACGCTGATGAGTGACTCATCAgcttgtgtgtacttgtactCATTTGACGGGATACACAAatcctgtatctgtatctgtatctgtatatgCATATTATAGATATTCCATGACCACTCACAAAACGTGGATGCCAACCCGAGATTATAACCCTCCAAGtctccaagctgtcttcgggcgagaggcggggtacaccccggactggtcgccagccaatcacagggcacatatagacaaacaaccattcacactcacattcatacctatggacaatttggagtggccaattaacctagcatgtttttggaatgtgggaggaaaccggagtacccggagaaaacccacgcatgcacggggagaacatgcaaactccacacagagatggccgagggtggaattgaaccctggtctcctagctgtttgcAGTATTGTCTCAAAGCtacatcactttttcacacagtggaggaatgttggcccactcATTTTTactgaattgttgtcattcagccacattggaggtttTTTTAGCATCaagccttttgaaggtcatgccacagcaatAGGATTCAGTCAGGACTTGGACCAGGCCACTTCaaggtcttcatttggtttttcttcaagtggacttgctgctgtgttttggattgtcctgtcctgctgcagaacccaagttgctttcagcttgaggtcaccaacccTCCTGACCATGCTTCTGAACactccaggtcctgaagcatcaacaaccccagaccatcacactaccaccaccatattttaccatgTACATACACTTTGCAAAACGTTCAACTTTTGTGTCTTCAGACCACGGAGTGTTTCTCCAGGGTCTTGgtgatcatcaagatgttttctggcaaaactgaGACTTtttttcagcagtggttttggtcttggaactctaccatgcaggccgtttttgctcCCTAATGTCTTTCTTATAGTGgactcatgaacactgaccttaactgaggcaagtgaggcatgCAGTTCTCTCATGGTTGGGTGGCtcctcctgggaaggttcaccactgttccatgtttttgccatttgcggATAATGGCTCCTACTGTGGTGTGCTAGAGTCCAAAGCTTTTGAAATGCcttcataatttttttccagactgcattttgtgtttagttgtgttgtcattgactactatttaaatttgtttaatgatgtgaaacatttccTTGTGAGAAATATGACAACAGATGGCAGCAAACAGTTTGTCATGCCTCCGTAAATGCAATTAAATTATTTACCAACCTTTATCAAGCCTTATTTGCTGGTTAAAATTCACATTGCATATGTTTGCACGACCTGGATGCTGAAGAAGTGCCTTTTGATTTCAAACTCAAACAGTTGTTAACTGACATGTCTACCATATCCTCCCTCTCTGAATAGAATAGTGTGTTGATGTAGTGCCttttttcctttaaacctaCCGCCCTCTGCTGGTAATCAGACTTCTGTAGTGTAACCATGCAATAGGGGTGAGAGCCGCATAGTGAAAGGTGAAAGGGGTGTTTACACAATTTGGGTATTTTGTACAGCAACATATTTAGAAACTAAACACTGAGTTGCATGGtgattagtcatgattaattcatttgaaaactactatggtaccgattatgtcattgtatggtcatatcacctcatacttcggtatgtgacaaaaataaaaatttaaaaattaattattcattcattcattttctcacgagtgtcctcacgagggttgtggctgtcttcaggtgagaagaggggtacgccctggactggtggccagccaatcacagggcacatatagacaaacaaccattcacactcacattcatacctatggacaatttggagtcaccaattaacctagcatgtttttggaatgtgggaggaaaccggagtacccggaaaaaacccacgcatgcacggggagaacatgcaaactccacacagagatggccaagggtggaattgaaccctggtctcctagctgtgaggtctgcgcaactcgaccgccgtgccgccataaaaaaaaaaaaaaaaaattaattagttaaataatttaaaaaaaacttcaactatattaggaaagcaggaagtgactaTACATATCGtactatacatatcactatattgacagttactatggtacccattatgtcattcggtacgtgattaaaaaaaaactacattaggaaagcaggaagtgaacaaatgtaacagttactgattgtaaaagtaccagatggaggggtaggatttaataagctttgcttcttcctactccttttggacatgtggaactgtgaactgattatgggatgcactcaattgtaatctgatgcatgttcaaatgaaataaaaccattaccattaccattaccattaccattaccattaccattaccattaccattaccattaccattaccattaccattaccattgatcTGAAAAATGGTGACCATTGCAACACTTTATTCCTATTTACCAAGAATGGCCTCTTTTCTCCACAGGATGAAGTCAAGGTTCCCTCCAAACTCAACGTTTCCAAGTCCATGCGGATCTCTGAGTCCGCACCAGGAAGCAGAGGAGGGAGTGTTCTGGAGCTGAAGGAGGCTGCGGAGGACGAGGAGGCGGAAGAGGgagagaaggaaaacaaaccCGCTGTGGACCTTTCTTCTGACGAGGAAGGCTTGGAGATCGAGGACCCCCTTTTCGAAACCCGCGCTGAACGTTTCAAGCGCAGCAGCCTGCAGCGTGTTCAAACCCTCAAGACCGTATTCTCCAAGGACAAGATGGATAAAACCCGGGCAAAGACCAAGGAGAACCTGGAGAAGACCAAACAGAAAACTAAGGAGAACCTGGAGAAGACAAAGCAGAAGACTAAAGAGAACCTGGAGAAGACAAAGCAAAAAACTAAGGAGAACATAGAGAAGACCAAGCAGAAGACCAAAGAGAACCTGGAGAAGACCCGTCATAACATCGAGAAGAAGATGGGAAAGCTTGGAACACGAATGACCGTCAACCCCGAACGCAAGCAGAAGATTCAGACGTCCCGTGACAAGATGAAGAAAGCCTTCACGCCAGACCACGTCGTCTACGCCCGCTCCAAGACCGCCGTGTACAGCGTGCCCCCTTTCACGTTCCACGTCAAGAAAATCCGTGACGGCGCCGTGGAAGTGGTCCAAGGCACTGAGATGGTGGAGGTCTCCCAGGACGCCGAGGCCTTCAACGAAGCGGAAGACGAGGCTGACGGAGGCGAAGTGGAAGTCGAGATGGAGATGATGAATGGCGGAGGAGGGGATGATGAAGACGAAGACGAGGACGAGGACAGCCAAGACATCCTGGAGGACAAAGACAGAGACAGCGACTAGATCAAGAAACCTTCGCCAGACACGACCTGAGTTTGTACAACCTCCTTCACGGGAACGGCAGCCAAAACTACGAGATAGCTTACAGTATTATCCACTGACTGGAGGACACGCAGATCACCAACTATCTTCATGGACCTGATGAACACCCCCACACGTTAGAAGAACGCTTCAAGGATTTGAGCTGAATGGATGCTGAAGATGTTACAATGGGCGGCCATGCTAGGGAAGCCATTACCTCTCATTCTCCTCTTCCATCGCCCCTATGCCCCTTTCACACATGGGGAGGGAATAACAATTCACCCAATCAGTCACACCGCCCCTTAGCAAATGAACACGCTggtcataattcataataatgctATCTTTCTGTACTTTTCCAGTTAATATGcacgctttttttttattggcccgcaggAAATATCATTCAACAAAATCAGAAAACTCAGCAATAATTTTACCAAAGTCAAAATCAATTTaaggtattttttaaaaagcagcattAAGTTgacatatgttaaaaaaaactaataacatttttttttgaaaatttggttgtaaattaaaatttatatatatataaataaagaaataaaaaaatatgtaaataactCAGCAATAAATTtaccagaatgaagtcacaatcaatttaaggtattttttaaaaagcagcattAAGTTgacatatgttaaaaaaaaaactaatatcattgtttttggaaaattaggttgtaaattaaaaaaaaaatatatatatataatattaataaagaaataaaaaaaatatgtaaattactcagcaataattttaccaaaataaagtcaaaatcaatttaaggtatttttttaaaagcagcaCTAAATTGACATATGttaaaaaaactaataacattgtttttgaaaattaggttgtaaattataaaaaaaaatatatataatattaataaagaaataaaaaatatgtaaataacatgattgttttgtaaaaaaaatattttcaatttttgctgtttttctttttagtcgtcttgttaaattccatttttagaatgtgctgcgggccaataaaaaacagttgTGGGCCACGAATGGCCCCCAgatcacactttggacacccctggtctagaatcATCATGTTTCCCGTGCAAATGTGTTTGATGAATAAAGACTAAGAAGAATCCAAGTCCATGGAGCAGGTCTAGGGTGTCCCTGAGCCCCCCCCCATGAAGATTGTGCAATGCTGCGGCCTGCGACTGTCCACTTAGTTTGTCTGCTCCAAAACACACAAGTCCACATGTTTCTTCAAGCCTTTCAGTATAAAAACCTCCCAACATAACAACATACATGTTCATCAGTGGGTTACTACTTGTACAACGTATACAGTGTACAACATATACAACGTACTGTATCTTATACTGTAAGTGCCTGGTGACATCTGTAAGTCTTTCAATACTGAATGTTGTGCTATGACTGCATTATTTTATCAGATTTGATATAAAGATGAGTCTCCAAACAGCTCAACCTTGCAGTGGGGATGTGGGTGACCTCAAGGAAATGTTATTAAACGGCAAGttctacagttttttttgtaaataattacAATGCGGCTCATAAATCATCAATATTTTTGATGACCAGAGAACATATTCATGCATTCTGCAGCCTGCACATACTCCATTCCATTTTACCAGTTAGTTTCTTCAGCCGGaattgtctctctctctcgaaATATTATTGCTTTATTGACGCACAATTCTCTTAGTGGTTTAACGCTCGCACGTCAACGTCAATTAACAATGTTGTTATTGATCCTTGTCAAATCTTTCATTGCCTAACCACTAACAATGTCATGAATAAAAGCTATTTGGTATCACTAGATTTGTGCCTTTCATTCAATTTTGTCTCATTTGCTTTCTatcactcaaaaaataaatgtttagcctcaacaacaaaaaatcaatGCAACAGTTTctattagtctttcttagttatgacaacttaatttgaaattgctttgaaacaacaaacaatattgcattgcacaaattagcttttcctcttcactcaaagcttattttaagtaatgcttactgaataattgttgtcatagggacaagtttttaagttcgtaactcaaagaaatatgttaagtcaactgacttaatcattttattcaaagtagtttaatttgttgtctacttaattataataacaatgcacacagctttttaagtagcagtaactttatatatatgtatgtgtgtgtgtgtgtgtgtatatcatgttaccaagctaattttattaagtcatggcaacttgaattttccctcgtgaggaaaaagcggtagaaaatgaatgaatgaatgaatatttattatatagaaTTCTATTCCGTAAGATTATTTGCTTGAGTGATGGCCAGTTTACTTTACCAATTGTGTCTGTTTCTTATACATTGCGGTCCATCTTGCGTTGAGCTAGTTAAAAAAACCAAATCATGTTTAATAAACATGAATTAGCAAACATATTATCCAGTCGCATGTTGCATTAAAAACTTGTAAATCCTTAAAAAGGTacacttattatagataaaaactacgagattaattatgagttaactatgcaAAACctgacaaattgtccataggtatgaatgtgagtgtgaatggttgtttgtctatatgtgccctgtgattggctggccaccagtccagggtgtaccccgcctctcgcccgaagacagctgggataggctccagcaccccccgcgatcctcgtgaggaaaaagcggtagaaaatgaatgaatgaatgaatatttattatatataattatatagaaTTCTATTCCGTAAGATTATTTGCTTGAGTGATGGCCAGTTTACTTTACCAATTATGTCTGTTTCTTATACATTGTGGTCCATCTTGCGTTGAGctagttaaaaaaaaccaaatcatGTTTAATAAACACGAATTAGCAAACATATTATCCAGTCGCATGTTGCATTAAAAACTTATAAATCCTTAAAAAGGTacacttattatagataaaaactatgagattaattatgagttaactatgcaAAACCTGACTAAACTTTTAATCGACTGACAgcgcggtagaaaaatgaattaatgaatgaataaggagTCAGTAGTCAATAATGTTTCAATGTATTTTCAATAATTGTAAACATGACAGTTATGATAGCGTGtatagtgtttgttttttttttttaagggaagTAAATAAAAGTTAGTGAGGAAAAAGTAGGCGTGTGAAATTGTGTCCGCCAGGAAGTCATGGAAGCAAGAATGGACACTGCTTCCGGAAATGTAATTACTCCATATAGCACAAACAAATAAgtgcaaaaaataatacaaaccaATAAACACACCATATTcaacaaaacacattcaaataagTTCATAACCTCTACGacgttttatatattttattttgacagaaaaaaacGGAAGTTGTTCTTAATATGGATTCTTGACTAGCTTTCCAGCAACAGCTGGTTTAGCTGACTTTGCGTCACCCAAACAGTGTGACGGCTAAAAGTTGTCTTGATGTGTTATCCGCTACTTTCCATGGGATTTCTTTGGGCTTCGTagcgacttttttttaaaaaggtgagcttgacacacaaatatataaccCATATAAGTGCCGTGGGGCCGCAGGGTAGCTGAAGTTGGAATCGTATGCTGCAACTTGACAGCCTTATCACTGAGCTCTGCGATGCTAGCAAACACGATAGCACACCACTAGCTAGTTAGCACAACGTACTTTTTTCCAAGTGCCAGCTGGATTAAAGCGACTCAATCATAAAAATGTCGCTTCTTTACATGTATATATTCATAAGAGATGAGCAGCGCTTAGGTATTAAGTAGAATGTGTATCCCTGTCTATCAATTGTGTGGCAATGTCAGTCTGTATCTTTACGCCTGAGTTGTTTGGGaaaagtactactactactactactactactactactactacttataGGTAGTAATGTTGTGTGCATTACTGGCCAAAATGTTCAACACATGCGTAGTGAAACAATAACATGACGTTATTAGTGGAGGTCATTATTTTAACCAGTCATCACATCTAcaagtttttgcatgtttttgcatgACACCAGTATCCAAATGTAATTGAATTGGATGGGTTTCAATGCAATGATGAATTTAGAAGCTACAAACTAAAAGCAACCTAACCGCTAATCATCCAAAAACACAACTTGTCCCCATCCATTGCCTCCCACTCTTCCTCATTCTTGTCCCCCCATTCTCCTACCTCCACAGGAGCACCATGGCGATGTGGATACAGGCCCAGCAGCTGCAGGGAGATGCCTTGCATCAGATGCAGGCGCTGTATGGTCAGCACTTTCCCATTGAAGTGCGCCACTACTTGGCCCAGTGGATTGAGAGCCAACTCTGGTAGGAAGACTACCTTAATTGTTGTGACTTTTCAGGTAAACCGGGTTCAGGCAGGTCCACATAACACTTAACGCATTCTAATAATTGATCAATAAAAGACAGAAACCAAACCTCTGACTGCGCAGTCCCTCATAGGTTGACTGCTGCCCCAAAACGGGGGCGTACGGGTGTGGCCGTACAGTAGTGCAGTGTGGCATGTTATTATTGATACAGAAAACATGAAGGGTGTGTATATTAAAGATGCCAAAAGCAATCCAGTGTAGGTGAGTATATTGCACTATAGCagctatacagtattttatttggGATGGGATGGATTATGGATTATCACACGCAGGGCTGAACGAACGGTACGCGGTTTTGCCGTTGCAACTCTAGTTTATGTGCACGGAAGATGGAGACTTGTGGAAGTaacttgtttattttactgAAGTGTATACATTTCAAAGTCCACGATTAAAGTTGATGAGTCCTTTGTGAATTTTAACCGGAGCCCCCGGGTGATACACCAGTTTCAGAGATGaattctatggtaatggtaatggctgaAGGTCATCTTGCTGGCCAGAGTTCCCGTGACAGGCGGTGATGTCTCTAAAACACTAAAATGGCATCATTCCTATTAactgcttcccagcatgctctgcAAGACTACTCGTAATAATTGTTGATATTTTGTCTTTCTAAGTcgcaaatgtaatggtaatggttttatttcatttgaacatgcatcagattacaattgagtgcatcccataatcagttcacagttccacatgtccaaaaggagtaggaagaagcaaagcttattaaatcctacccctccatctggtacttttacaatcagtaactgttacatttgttcacttcctgctttcctaatatagttttttttaatcacgtgccgaatgacataatgggcaccatagtaactgtcaatatagtgatatatatagcacatcatgacttgtACTAATGTGTACTAATGAACCTTCCTCTAAACAGAATATGGTGGGACCCATCTGGGGGGGCTTGTAAGGGGTATGTTGAAACAGATTTGTGTAAGACATTTTGTACATCTTTACAGGGATTCAGTGGAGTTGGACAACCCAGCGGAGGAAGCCAAAGCCAAGCGCCTTTTGGACAACTTGGTGGCAGAGCTCCAGAGGAAAGCACAGCTTCAGGGTGGAGAGGATGGCTTTCTTCTCAAGATCAAGCTGGGGCACTATGCAAACCAATTGAAGGTAGAGCAGCCAAATGAATCAGATACCGATAGATCCGTGAATAGACGAGATAGCTAAGAGATGGTCGGCTTGCATGCTGATGAGCTTCTTTGGCAGTTACATTACATTGCAGAAGGTTCTGAAGTCCTGGGGTAACTCAGTGGCCTACTGCTTGCCAACGCTAAAGAAAGAAGTACAGTGGGAATCCCAAGATGAGCAGTATTAGTAAGGGCAAACTCCATGGAAGTGGCAGAATTAACAGTGACCTGGAGAGAAGTTAGCCACCTAACAGAGCTGAGCAACTCCCCAAGAAATGTTGCAAGATGCCAAGAGCTGAGGCCCTCCAGACTGCCAAGCTACCTGGCTGATATGCCAGATGCCAGCGTGAACACAATAAACCTTGCGATTCTTTGTTTGCTGTCTATGCAGAGCACATACGACCGCTGTCCGTTGGAGCTTGTGCGCTGCATCAAGCACATCTTGCACTCTGAGCAGCGATTGGTTCAAGAAGCTTCAAACGTAAGTGTCGTGGCGACTCTTGTCAGTGTGTCATCATCGTTCACCGGCGCTTGTATGCAtccaaatgtttttatgttaaGGCGAGTTGCGTGAGTGGCGGGCAGGCCATGGACAGCCTCTCCCAGCGCCATCAGCAAATCAACCAGGCCTTCGAGGAGCTCCGATCAGCCACGCAGGACACTGAAAACGAACTGCGAAAACTTCAGCACAGCCAGGAGTACTTCATCATCCAGTACCAGGAAAACCTGCGTCTCCAGGGTCAGCATCCATCCAGTACACGCATGTCCCTGCACGTGGGCTTGTGAGAAGTATCTAACTAGTAAATGCCATCACTAAGTGGTGCCGACAGTTCAGTTTTCCATGTCACAGTAATACCTTTAACAATCACGGCAATGACAAGGCAGTTAAATCACACAAGCTGATATTTTGTTGGACCCCACTTTAGCATTGTACGCCGTTTTTAGTGGCATGCTTTCAGGAAGTGGAGTCACTTAAAGagttggcttctcaaaacaatatgcgttcagaAGAGCAGTACATTGCCATTACTGAGGTGACGGAAAAATCTCTGATACCAATTCTTTATGGTCAAAAATCGATTTACTATTGAAAATATTGGTTCTTTGATACTTCAGCCACTTAAGGTAATGTATATCATTAACAGGAAGACGGTAACAATCCCTGCTTAATGATATGCAGCTGTTTACATGCATTACTCTGATGTCTTATATCCTTTATTTGATGACCGAtacgggtggcacggcggtcgagtggttagtgcgcagacctcacagctaggagaccagggttcaattccaccctcggccgtctctgtgtggagtttgcatgttctccccgtgcatgcgtgggttttctccgggtactccggtttcctcccacattccaaaaacatgctaggtgactccaaattgtccataggtatgaatgtgagtgtgaatggttgtttgtctagatgtgccctgtgattggctggccaccagtccagggtgtaccccgcctctcgcccgaagacagctgggataggctccagcacccccgcggaaaagcggtagaaaatgaatgaatgaatgatcaccGATACCTGTACTCATTTTATTCAGTAGTGAATCGGAAAAGAATGATTGGGAGGGGAGTCacacaaagtgcaaaatcagAAATTaccctcctttttttcccctttttcgtCAGCCCAGTTGAGCAGTCTGAGCTCCCTGCCCCCAGCTGAGCGCACCCAGCGGGAAACCACCCTACAAAGCAAGAGGGCTACCGTGGAGGCCTGGCTGGCCAGAGAAGCAAGCACTCTGCAGAAATACAGGCTTGTACGACGATACACCAAcacatcatatatcatatatcatacttgcatgactttttttattcattcattcattcattttctaccgcttttcctcacgagggtcgcagggggtgctggagcctatcccagctgtcttcgggcgagaggcggggtacaccctggactggtcgccagccaatcacagggcacatatagacaaacaaccattcacactcacattcatacctatggacaatttggagtggccaattaacctagcatgtttttggaatgtgggaggaaaccggagtacccggagaaaacccacgcatgcacggggagaacatgcaaactccacacagagatggccgagggtgggaattgaaccctggtctcctagctgtgaggtctgcgcactaaccgccgtgccgcccactttttttattcaacttatttattcaattaatgGTTTACAGTATTTCTTTTTAGGAAAGTGCAACAATGTAGACATGCAGCATTTTAGACTGTTAGCTTTTTAGCCACTTGCAGGGACAGCACCTTAAACACCCCCAATGGCTTGTCCTCATCCTGCTGTGTCAATGTCATTTACTCCTTGTTTCCTAGGTGCATGTGTTGCATCATCATTTGTgttctcagtgtgtgtgtgtgtgtgtgtgtgtgtgtgtgtgtgtgcaggaccTGTCAGAACAACACCAGAAAACCCTGGCCGTGCTCAGGAAACAACAGACTTTGATCCTGGATGAGGAGCTCATCCAGTGGAAGAGGAGGCAGCAGCTAGCAGGCAATGGGGGTCCCCATGAGGGAGGACTAGATATCCTTCAGTCCTGGTACATTGAACACCGAGATATTTATTCTTTACGATGAATAAGGTTTTTCCAATTCACTTCCATCTATGAATGGATCATGTTTTGTGCCTG includes the following:
- the cavin1b gene encoding caveolae-associated protein 1b — encoded protein: MAAMEALECSSAQLEPHSLTEISEDELHIPPSDDEEDALAAAKKELTDMAKDGEADEDKDEASKADHQVNGVVVLSLLDKIIGAVDQIQQTQSGLEARQQEMEHSVTNIQSELTKLTKSHSTTSNSVNKMMEKVRKVSVNVKTVRANLEKQGGQIKKLESNEAELLKRRNFKVMIYQDEVKVPSKLNVSKSMRISESAPGSRGGSVLELKEAAEDEEAEEGEKENKPAVDLSSDEEGLEIEDPLFETRAERFKRSSLQRVQTLKTVFSKDKMDKTRAKTKENLEKTKQKTKENLEKTKQKTKENLEKTKQKTKENIEKTKQKTKENLEKTRHNIEKKMGKLGTRMTVNPERKQKIQTSRDKMKKAFTPDHVVYARSKTAVYSVPPFTFHVKKIRDGAVEVVQGTEMVEVSQDAEAFNEAEDEADGGEVEVEMEMMNGGGGDDEDEDEDEDSQDILEDKDRDSD